The Parus major isolate Abel chromosome 5, Parus_major1.1, whole genome shotgun sequence genome contains a region encoding:
- the PATL1 gene encoding protein PAT1 homolog 1 isoform X2, whose protein sequence is MFRYPSLEDCPLDEDEDAFQALGEEDEDIDQFNDDTFGAGAVDDDWQEAHERLAELEDKAGSSREPDGPVGNDGDVLGDPEDALAERLTRLVIDSELEDPAIMQAVHTRDPPQPGGLNSSIWDSSAVLRRIRGPLLAQGMGVSLPFLPQEMPPVSVLDYALPQRPPQARDEERDPSERALPRRSSSPIIGSPPVRAVPIGTPPKQAAIPNFNQQILCPKPVHIRATMQQRYPTPYGERMSPNQLCNVPNSSLLGHPFPHSVPPVLTHLQRAQLLGGAQAGRMSPSQFARVSGLVGSPLPSVNPKLLQGRVGQMMSPAGGFRAFFGAPPAPPPSQLPHPPGPGSHLQNLRPQTQMFRPDTTHLHPQHRRLLHQRQQQNRNQHRSLNGSGGDRGGHRSSHQEQIRKDPYANLMLQREKDWVSKIQMMQLQSTDPYLDDYYYQEWGIVRQCWEKPDLEQNYFQKLEKLAAAEEVHGDGPKKERTKLITPQVAKLEHTYKPVQFEGSLGKLTVSSVNNPRKMIDAVVTSRSEDDETKEKQVRDKRRQTLVTIEKTYSLLLDVEDYERRYLLSLEGERPALMGERKQKICDMYDNLRGKAPGQDRPSDDHFMQIMCIRKGKRLVARILPFLAPEQAADVLMATARNLPFLIKKDAQDEVLPCLLRPFSHVLYHLPLGTVTSLVQQLTNLPQSAAAPTNLHLTAVLQNKFGLSLLYLVLSRGEELQSSDTNTELMQDNQWTELMLMATRELLRIPQGALAKPVSIPSNLISLFSRYVDQQKLNLLETKLHLVQGIR, encoded by the exons ATGTTCCGGTACCCG TCCCTGGAGGACTGCCCGCTGGACGAGGATGAAGATGCCTTCCAGGCCCTgggggaggaggatgaagaCATCGACCAGTTCAACGATGACACCTTCGGGGCCGGGGCCGTCG ATGATGACTGGCAGGAGGCCCACGAGCGGCTGGCGGAGCTGGAGGACAAGGCCGGGTCGAGCCGGGAGCCGGACGGTCCCGTTGGGAATGACGGGGATGTTTTGGGTGATCCCGAGGACGCGCTGGCCGAGCGGCTCACGCGACTTGTCATCGACAGCGAGCTGGAGGACCCGGCCATCATGCAGGCCGTGCACACCAGGGACCCCCCACAG cctggagggcTGAATTCCAGCATCTGGGACAGTTCAGCTGTGCTGCGGCGCATCCGGGGGCCGCTCCTCGCTCAG GGAATGGGGGTGTCCCTCCCATTCCTCCCACAGGAGATGCCGCCCGTGTCCGTGCTGGATTATGCCCTTCCCCAGAGGCCTCCGCAGGCTCGGGATGAGGAGCGGGATCCATCGGAGCGGGCACTGCCCCGGCGCTCCTCGTCCCCCATCATCGGCAGCCCCCCGGTCCGGGCCGTTCCCATCGGCACCCCCCCGAAACAGGCCGCCATCCCAAACTTCAACCAGCAG aTCCTGTGTCCCAAGCCTGTCCACATCCGAGCTACCATGCAGCAGCGTTATCCCACTCCCTATGGAGAGAGGATGTCCCCCAACCAGCTCTGCAATGTTCCG AATTCCTCCCTCCTGGGCCACCCGTTCCCCCACAGTGTCCCTCCCGTTCTCACGCACCTGCAGAGAGCCCAGCTGCTTGGAGGAGCCCAG GCCGGCCGAATGTCCCCCAGCCAGTTTGCCCGGGTGTCCGGGTTGGTGGGGAGCCCGCTGCCCTCCGTCAATCCcaagctgctccagggcagagTTGGGCAGATGATGTCCCCAGCCGGTGGGTTCCGTGCCTTTTTCGGGGCTCCCCCTGCCCCGCCCCCCTCGCAGCTGCCACACCCTCCGGGCCCCGGATCCCACCTGCAGAACCTGAG GCCGCAGACCCAGATGTTCCGTCCGGACACGACCCATTTGCACCCCCAGCACCGCCGGCTCCTGCACCAGCGGCAGCAGCAGAACCGGAA CCAGCACCGGAGCCTCAACGGCTCCGGGGGGGACCGAGGGGGCCACCGGAGCAGCCATCAGGAGCAGATCCGTAAGGATCCCTATGCCAACCTCATGCTGCAGCGGGAAAAGGACTGGGTGTCCAAGATCCAGAtgatgcagctgcagagcactgatCCCTACCTGGATGATTATTATTATCAG gaaTGGGGGATTGTCAGACAATGCTGGGAAAAGCCAGACTTGGAGCAG aATTACTTCCAGAAGCTGGAGAAgttggcagcagctgaggaagtgCACGGTGATGGTCCCAAGAAGGAGCGCACTAAACTCATCACCCCACAGGTGGCCAAGCTGGAGCACACCTACAAGCCAG TGCAGTTTGAGGGCTCGCTAGGAAAGCTCACCGTCTCCAGTGTCAACAACCCCCGGAAGATGATCGACGCCGTGGTGACGTCCCGCAGCGAGGATGAT gagaCAAAGGAGAAGCAGGTCCGGGATAAGAGGCGACAGACCCTCGTCACCATCGAGAAG ACGTACAGCCTCCTCCTGGACGTGGAGGACTACGAGCGCCGCTACCTCCTGAGCCTGGAAGGGGAGCGGCCAGCCCTGATGggagaaaggaagcagaagatCTGTGACATGTACGACAATCTGAGGGGGAAGGCACCTGGGCAGGACAG gCCGAGCGATGACCACTTCATGCAGATCATGTGCATCCGGAAAGGAAAGCGCCTGGTGGCCCGGATCCTCCCCTTCCTGGCTCCAGAGCAAGCGGCCGACGTGCTCATGGCCACGGCCAGGAACCTGCCCTTCCTCATCAAGAAGGATGCTCAGGATGAG GTGCTTCCCTGCCTCTTGAGGCCCTTTTCCCACGTCCTCTACCACCTTCCCTTGGGAACAGTCACCAGCCTTGTGCAGCAGCTCACAAACCTACCTCAGAGCGCCGCCGCTCCCACCAACCTGCACCTCACTGCTGTGCTCCAAAACAAG TTTGGTCTGTCCCTGCTGTACCTGGTTCTGAGCCGAGGGGAGGAATTGCAGAGCTCAGACACAAACACGGAGCTGATGCAGGACAACCAATG GACAGAGCTGATGCTGATGGCGACCCGGGAGCTCCTGCGGATCCCTCAGGGAGCTTTGGCAAAGCCCGTGTCCATCCCCTCCAACTTGATCTCCCTCTTCTCTCGCTATGTTGACCAGCAGAAGCTGAACCTGCTGGAGACAAAATTGCA CTTAGTGCAGGGGATCCGGTAG
- the PATL1 gene encoding protein PAT1 homolog 1 isoform X5, with product MFRYPSLEDCPLDEDEDAFQALGEEDEDIDQFNDDTFGAGAVDDDWQEAHERLAELEDKAGSSREPDGPVGNDGDVLGDPEDALAERLTRLVIDSELEDPAIMQAVHTRDPPQQPGGLNSSIWDSSAVLRRIRGPLLAQGMGVSLPFLPQEMPPVSVLDYALPQRPPQARDEERDPSERALPRRSSSPIIGSPPVRAVPIGTPPKQAAIPNFNQQILCPKPVHIRATMQQRYPTPYGERMSPNQLCNVPNSSLLGHPFPHSVPPVLTHLQRAQLLGGAQAGRMSPSQFARVSGLVGSPLPSVNPKLLQGRVGQMMSPAGGFRAFFGAPPAPPPSQLPHPPGPGSHLQNLRPQTQMFRPDTTHLHPQHRRLLHQRQQQNRNQHRSLNGSGGDRGGHRSSHQEQIRKDPYANLMLQREKDWVSKIQMMQLQSTDPYLDDYYYQNYFQKLEKLAAAEEVHGDGPKKERTKLITPQVAKLEHTYKPVQFEGSLGKLTVSSVNNPRKMIDAVVTSRSEDDETKEKQVRDKRRQTLVTIEKTYSLLLDVEDYERRYLLSLEGERPALMGERKQKICDMYDNLRGKAPGQDRPSDDHFMQIMCIRKGKRLVARILPFLAPEQAADVLMATARNLPFLIKKDAQDEVLPCLLRPFSHVLYHLPLGTVTSLVQQLTNLPQSAAAPTNLHLTAVLQNKFGLSLLYLVLSRGEELQSSDTNTELMQDNQWTELMLMATRELLRIPQGALAKPVSIPSNLISLFSRYVDQQKLNLLETKLHLVQGIR from the exons ATGTTCCGGTACCCG TCCCTGGAGGACTGCCCGCTGGACGAGGATGAAGATGCCTTCCAGGCCCTgggggaggaggatgaagaCATCGACCAGTTCAACGATGACACCTTCGGGGCCGGGGCCGTCG ATGATGACTGGCAGGAGGCCCACGAGCGGCTGGCGGAGCTGGAGGACAAGGCCGGGTCGAGCCGGGAGCCGGACGGTCCCGTTGGGAATGACGGGGATGTTTTGGGTGATCCCGAGGACGCGCTGGCCGAGCGGCTCACGCGACTTGTCATCGACAGCGAGCTGGAGGACCCGGCCATCATGCAGGCCGTGCACACCAGGGACCCCCCACAG cagcctggagggcTGAATTCCAGCATCTGGGACAGTTCAGCTGTGCTGCGGCGCATCCGGGGGCCGCTCCTCGCTCAG GGAATGGGGGTGTCCCTCCCATTCCTCCCACAGGAGATGCCGCCCGTGTCCGTGCTGGATTATGCCCTTCCCCAGAGGCCTCCGCAGGCTCGGGATGAGGAGCGGGATCCATCGGAGCGGGCACTGCCCCGGCGCTCCTCGTCCCCCATCATCGGCAGCCCCCCGGTCCGGGCCGTTCCCATCGGCACCCCCCCGAAACAGGCCGCCATCCCAAACTTCAACCAGCAG aTCCTGTGTCCCAAGCCTGTCCACATCCGAGCTACCATGCAGCAGCGTTATCCCACTCCCTATGGAGAGAGGATGTCCCCCAACCAGCTCTGCAATGTTCCG AATTCCTCCCTCCTGGGCCACCCGTTCCCCCACAGTGTCCCTCCCGTTCTCACGCACCTGCAGAGAGCCCAGCTGCTTGGAGGAGCCCAG GCCGGCCGAATGTCCCCCAGCCAGTTTGCCCGGGTGTCCGGGTTGGTGGGGAGCCCGCTGCCCTCCGTCAATCCcaagctgctccagggcagagTTGGGCAGATGATGTCCCCAGCCGGTGGGTTCCGTGCCTTTTTCGGGGCTCCCCCTGCCCCGCCCCCCTCGCAGCTGCCACACCCTCCGGGCCCCGGATCCCACCTGCAGAACCTGAG GCCGCAGACCCAGATGTTCCGTCCGGACACGACCCATTTGCACCCCCAGCACCGCCGGCTCCTGCACCAGCGGCAGCAGCAGAACCGGAA CCAGCACCGGAGCCTCAACGGCTCCGGGGGGGACCGAGGGGGCCACCGGAGCAGCCATCAGGAGCAGATCCGTAAGGATCCCTATGCCAACCTCATGCTGCAGCGGGAAAAGGACTGGGTGTCCAAGATCCAGAtgatgcagctgcagagcactgatCCCTACCTGGATGATTATTATTATCAG aATTACTTCCAGAAGCTGGAGAAgttggcagcagctgaggaagtgCACGGTGATGGTCCCAAGAAGGAGCGCACTAAACTCATCACCCCACAGGTGGCCAAGCTGGAGCACACCTACAAGCCAG TGCAGTTTGAGGGCTCGCTAGGAAAGCTCACCGTCTCCAGTGTCAACAACCCCCGGAAGATGATCGACGCCGTGGTGACGTCCCGCAGCGAGGATGAT gagaCAAAGGAGAAGCAGGTCCGGGATAAGAGGCGACAGACCCTCGTCACCATCGAGAAG ACGTACAGCCTCCTCCTGGACGTGGAGGACTACGAGCGCCGCTACCTCCTGAGCCTGGAAGGGGAGCGGCCAGCCCTGATGggagaaaggaagcagaagatCTGTGACATGTACGACAATCTGAGGGGGAAGGCACCTGGGCAGGACAG gCCGAGCGATGACCACTTCATGCAGATCATGTGCATCCGGAAAGGAAAGCGCCTGGTGGCCCGGATCCTCCCCTTCCTGGCTCCAGAGCAAGCGGCCGACGTGCTCATGGCCACGGCCAGGAACCTGCCCTTCCTCATCAAGAAGGATGCTCAGGATGAG GTGCTTCCCTGCCTCTTGAGGCCCTTTTCCCACGTCCTCTACCACCTTCCCTTGGGAACAGTCACCAGCCTTGTGCAGCAGCTCACAAACCTACCTCAGAGCGCCGCCGCTCCCACCAACCTGCACCTCACTGCTGTGCTCCAAAACAAG TTTGGTCTGTCCCTGCTGTACCTGGTTCTGAGCCGAGGGGAGGAATTGCAGAGCTCAGACACAAACACGGAGCTGATGCAGGACAACCAATG GACAGAGCTGATGCTGATGGCGACCCGGGAGCTCCTGCGGATCCCTCAGGGAGCTTTGGCAAAGCCCGTGTCCATCCCCTCCAACTTGATCTCCCTCTTCTCTCGCTATGTTGACCAGCAGAAGCTGAACCTGCTGGAGACAAAATTGCA CTTAGTGCAGGGGATCCGGTAG
- the PATL1 gene encoding protein PAT1 homolog 1 isoform X4 — translation MFRYPSLEDCPLDEDEDAFQALGEEDEDIDQFNDDTFGAGAVDDDWQEAHERLAELEDKAGSSREPDGPVGNDGDVLGDPEDALAERLTRLVIDSELEDPAIMQAVHTRDPPQPGGLNSSIWDSSAVLRRIRGPLLAQEMPPVSVLDYALPQRPPQARDEERDPSERALPRRSSSPIIGSPPVRAVPIGTPPKQAAIPNFNQQILCPKPVHIRATMQQRYPTPYGERMSPNQLCNVPNSSLLGHPFPHSVPPVLTHLQRAQLLGGAQAGRMSPSQFARVSGLVGSPLPSVNPKLLQGRVGQMMSPAGGFRAFFGAPPAPPPSQLPHPPGPGSHLQNLRPQTQMFRPDTTHLHPQHRRLLHQRQQQNRNQHRSLNGSGGDRGGHRSSHQEQIRKDPYANLMLQREKDWVSKIQMMQLQSTDPYLDDYYYQEWGIVRQCWEKPDLEQNYFQKLEKLAAAEEVHGDGPKKERTKLITPQVAKLEHTYKPVQFEGSLGKLTVSSVNNPRKMIDAVVTSRSEDDETKEKQVRDKRRQTLVTIEKTYSLLLDVEDYERRYLLSLEGERPALMGERKQKICDMYDNLRGKAPGQDRPSDDHFMQIMCIRKGKRLVARILPFLAPEQAADVLMATARNLPFLIKKDAQDEVLPCLLRPFSHVLYHLPLGTVTSLVQQLTNLPQSAAAPTNLHLTAVLQNKFGLSLLYLVLSRGEELQSSDTNTELMQDNQWTELMLMATRELLRIPQGALAKPVSIPSNLISLFSRYVDQQKLNLLETKLHLVQGIR, via the exons ATGTTCCGGTACCCG TCCCTGGAGGACTGCCCGCTGGACGAGGATGAAGATGCCTTCCAGGCCCTgggggaggaggatgaagaCATCGACCAGTTCAACGATGACACCTTCGGGGCCGGGGCCGTCG ATGATGACTGGCAGGAGGCCCACGAGCGGCTGGCGGAGCTGGAGGACAAGGCCGGGTCGAGCCGGGAGCCGGACGGTCCCGTTGGGAATGACGGGGATGTTTTGGGTGATCCCGAGGACGCGCTGGCCGAGCGGCTCACGCGACTTGTCATCGACAGCGAGCTGGAGGACCCGGCCATCATGCAGGCCGTGCACACCAGGGACCCCCCACAG cctggagggcTGAATTCCAGCATCTGGGACAGTTCAGCTGTGCTGCGGCGCATCCGGGGGCCGCTCCTCGCTCAG GAGATGCCGCCCGTGTCCGTGCTGGATTATGCCCTTCCCCAGAGGCCTCCGCAGGCTCGGGATGAGGAGCGGGATCCATCGGAGCGGGCACTGCCCCGGCGCTCCTCGTCCCCCATCATCGGCAGCCCCCCGGTCCGGGCCGTTCCCATCGGCACCCCCCCGAAACAGGCCGCCATCCCAAACTTCAACCAGCAG aTCCTGTGTCCCAAGCCTGTCCACATCCGAGCTACCATGCAGCAGCGTTATCCCACTCCCTATGGAGAGAGGATGTCCCCCAACCAGCTCTGCAATGTTCCG AATTCCTCCCTCCTGGGCCACCCGTTCCCCCACAGTGTCCCTCCCGTTCTCACGCACCTGCAGAGAGCCCAGCTGCTTGGAGGAGCCCAG GCCGGCCGAATGTCCCCCAGCCAGTTTGCCCGGGTGTCCGGGTTGGTGGGGAGCCCGCTGCCCTCCGTCAATCCcaagctgctccagggcagagTTGGGCAGATGATGTCCCCAGCCGGTGGGTTCCGTGCCTTTTTCGGGGCTCCCCCTGCCCCGCCCCCCTCGCAGCTGCCACACCCTCCGGGCCCCGGATCCCACCTGCAGAACCTGAG GCCGCAGACCCAGATGTTCCGTCCGGACACGACCCATTTGCACCCCCAGCACCGCCGGCTCCTGCACCAGCGGCAGCAGCAGAACCGGAA CCAGCACCGGAGCCTCAACGGCTCCGGGGGGGACCGAGGGGGCCACCGGAGCAGCCATCAGGAGCAGATCCGTAAGGATCCCTATGCCAACCTCATGCTGCAGCGGGAAAAGGACTGGGTGTCCAAGATCCAGAtgatgcagctgcagagcactgatCCCTACCTGGATGATTATTATTATCAG gaaTGGGGGATTGTCAGACAATGCTGGGAAAAGCCAGACTTGGAGCAG aATTACTTCCAGAAGCTGGAGAAgttggcagcagctgaggaagtgCACGGTGATGGTCCCAAGAAGGAGCGCACTAAACTCATCACCCCACAGGTGGCCAAGCTGGAGCACACCTACAAGCCAG TGCAGTTTGAGGGCTCGCTAGGAAAGCTCACCGTCTCCAGTGTCAACAACCCCCGGAAGATGATCGACGCCGTGGTGACGTCCCGCAGCGAGGATGAT gagaCAAAGGAGAAGCAGGTCCGGGATAAGAGGCGACAGACCCTCGTCACCATCGAGAAG ACGTACAGCCTCCTCCTGGACGTGGAGGACTACGAGCGCCGCTACCTCCTGAGCCTGGAAGGGGAGCGGCCAGCCCTGATGggagaaaggaagcagaagatCTGTGACATGTACGACAATCTGAGGGGGAAGGCACCTGGGCAGGACAG gCCGAGCGATGACCACTTCATGCAGATCATGTGCATCCGGAAAGGAAAGCGCCTGGTGGCCCGGATCCTCCCCTTCCTGGCTCCAGAGCAAGCGGCCGACGTGCTCATGGCCACGGCCAGGAACCTGCCCTTCCTCATCAAGAAGGATGCTCAGGATGAG GTGCTTCCCTGCCTCTTGAGGCCCTTTTCCCACGTCCTCTACCACCTTCCCTTGGGAACAGTCACCAGCCTTGTGCAGCAGCTCACAAACCTACCTCAGAGCGCCGCCGCTCCCACCAACCTGCACCTCACTGCTGTGCTCCAAAACAAG TTTGGTCTGTCCCTGCTGTACCTGGTTCTGAGCCGAGGGGAGGAATTGCAGAGCTCAGACACAAACACGGAGCTGATGCAGGACAACCAATG GACAGAGCTGATGCTGATGGCGACCCGGGAGCTCCTGCGGATCCCTCAGGGAGCTTTGGCAAAGCCCGTGTCCATCCCCTCCAACTTGATCTCCCTCTTCTCTCGCTATGTTGACCAGCAGAAGCTGAACCTGCTGGAGACAAAATTGCA CTTAGTGCAGGGGATCCGGTAG